Proteins found in one Butyricicoccus intestinisimiae genomic segment:
- a CDS encoding alpha/beta hydrolase codes for MKTVIHPHIQRSTLTLLDNITYSHAKQPDGSVLDLKLSILLHHGNQELRLASGLTTDVPPEPLPAIIWVPGGAWRGTDKNQSIAEMQFLAERGFALVSMYYRSSAQAHYPAQLIDVKTAVRFLRAHAEQYHIDPHRIGMIGRSAGGYLASMAAMNNDLGESDEWSGYSSDIQACCDLFGPVDLSQLLQKTTAEVNSGRSRWNSIKKSHEGALLGGSEETLPKRAYEASPIHYINDAMCPIAIFHGDQDPIVPLKISEDFYDAMVSAGLENRAEFYEVTGAGHGTREFFQDSTKQLIADFFTRQL; via the coding sequence ATGAAAACCGTCATTCACCCGCATATTCAACGCAGTACGCTTACCCTGCTTGATAATATTACATACTCTCACGCCAAACAGCCGGACGGCTCTGTGCTGGATTTGAAGTTATCCATTCTGCTGCACCACGGCAATCAGGAGCTGCGTTTGGCTTCGGGTTTGACAACGGATGTTCCGCCCGAACCGCTGCCCGCCATCATCTGGGTGCCCGGCGGCGCGTGGCGCGGGACGGACAAAAACCAAAGCATTGCGGAGATGCAGTTTCTCGCGGAGCGCGGCTTTGCACTGGTCTCTATGTACTACCGCAGCAGCGCACAGGCGCACTATCCGGCACAGCTGATTGATGTAAAGACAGCTGTGCGATTCCTTCGCGCACATGCCGAGCAGTATCACATTGACCCGCATCGCATCGGCATGATTGGCCGCTCCGCAGGCGGTTATCTCGCCTCGATGGCTGCCATGAACAACGATTTGGGAGAATCCGACGAATGGAGCGGCTATTCTTCGGACATTCAGGCGTGCTGCGATTTGTTCGGGCCGGTCGATTTGTCTCAGCTGCTGCAAAAGACAACCGCAGAGGTCAACAGCGGCCGCAGCCGCTGGAACAGCATCAAAAAAAGCCACGAGGGCGCGCTGCTCGGCGGCTCGGAGGAGACCTTGCCCAAGCGAGCATATGAGGCAAGCCCCATTCATTATATCAACGATGCGATGTGTCCCATCGCCATTTTCCACGGAGATCAGGATCCGATTGTTCCGCTCAAAATCAGCGAGGATTTTTATGACGCCATGGTATCTGCGGGTCTGGAAAATCGGGCGGAATTTTATGAAGTCACCGGCGCCGGACACGGTACCCGCGAGTTCTTTCAGGACAGCACCAAACAGCTGATTGCCGATTTCTTCACCCGACAATTATAA
- a CDS encoding hydratase, which yields MVKLYDGGVYLVGGNKIVEEKDAAKVQELTGQAANKAEAKKGTIAYSILSAHNVSDNMDKLRIKFDAMTSHDITFVGIVQTAKASGMERFPIPYVLTNCHNSLCAVGGTINEDDHVFGLSAAKKYGGIYVPPHMAVIHQYMRETMAGCGRMILGSDSHTRYGALGTMAVGEGGGELVKQLLCDTYDIAYPGVVAIYLDGKPQPGVGPQDIALAIIGAVFKNGYVKNKVMEFVGPGVASMHTDYRNGVDVMTTETTCLSSIWRTDEDTKQFLTMHGRPDAYKELNPADVAYYDGMVYVDLSTVKPMIALPFHPSHTYEIDELNANLGDILREVEKTEQLIADNPQLGFSLTDKIVDGKLQVQQGIIAGCAGGTYSNIMEAAHILRNAHLGQDEFTLSVYPSSIPVYMDLVKKGAFTQLLTAGAVIKTAFCGPCFGAGDTPANNALSIRHTTRNFPNREGSKPGNGQLAAVALMDARSIAASAANGGVLTPATDFADDYVVPEYEYDDSSYRARVYQGYNAPVDGAELVYGPNIKDWPEMSPLADNILLKVCTKIMDDVTTTDELIPSGETSSYRSNPLGLAEFTLSRRDPEYVGRSKVVDKLEKARVAGKDPVELEPELSKIYAQIKEIDPSMVPAETEIGSMIYCVKPGDGSAREQAASCQRVIGGLANICREYATKRYRSNVMNWGMLPFQMKDEPNFEIGDYIYIPNAKAALDGDMNDIKAYVLGDTVKEISLYIADMTEDEKKIVKAGCLINYNRNRNKDK from the coding sequence ATGGTCAAATTATATGACGGCGGCGTATATCTGGTCGGCGGCAACAAGATTGTCGAAGAAAAAGATGCAGCCAAAGTGCAGGAACTGACCGGTCAGGCAGCAAACAAGGCAGAAGCCAAGAAGGGTACCATCGCGTATTCCATTCTTTCGGCACACAACGTATCCGATAACATGGATAAGCTGCGCATCAAGTTCGATGCCATGACATCCCATGACATCACCTTTGTCGGCATTGTGCAGACAGCGAAGGCTTCCGGTATGGAGCGCTTCCCGATTCCGTACGTGCTGACCAACTGTCACAACTCCCTGTGTGCTGTCGGCGGCACCATCAATGAGGATGACCATGTATTCGGACTGTCCGCTGCAAAGAAGTACGGCGGCATCTATGTTCCGCCGCACATGGCAGTCATTCACCAGTATATGCGTGAGACCATGGCAGGCTGCGGCCGCATGATTCTCGGCTCTGACTCCCATACCCGCTATGGCGCACTAGGCACGATGGCAGTCGGCGAGGGCGGCGGCGAGCTGGTAAAGCAGCTGCTGTGCGATACCTATGACATCGCGTATCCGGGAGTTGTTGCCATTTATTTGGACGGCAAGCCGCAGCCGGGTGTCGGCCCGCAGGATATTGCACTGGCAATCATCGGCGCAGTATTTAAAAACGGATATGTCAAGAACAAGGTCATGGAGTTCGTCGGCCCGGGCGTTGCATCGATGCACACCGATTACCGAAACGGCGTGGATGTTATGACCACCGAGACCACATGTCTTTCTTCCATCTGGCGTACCGATGAGGACACCAAGCAGTTCCTCACCATGCACGGCAGACCGGACGCATACAAGGAACTGAATCCGGCAGATGTCGCATATTACGACGGCATGGTTTATGTTGACCTGAGCACCGTCAAGCCGATGATCGCGCTGCCGTTCCATCCGTCGCATACCTATGAGATTGACGAGCTGAATGCAAATCTCGGCGACATCCTGCGCGAGGTAGAAAAGACCGAACAGCTGATTGCAGACAATCCGCAGCTCGGCTTCAGCCTGACAGATAAGATTGTTGACGGCAAGCTGCAGGTACAGCAGGGCATCATCGCTGGCTGTGCAGGCGGTACCTATTCCAATATCATGGAGGCAGCACATATTCTGCGCAATGCGCATCTGGGTCAGGATGAATTTACGCTGTCCGTTTACCCGTCCTCGATTCCGGTTTACATGGATCTGGTTAAGAAGGGCGCGTTTACGCAGCTGCTGACGGCGGGCGCTGTCATCAAGACCGCGTTCTGCGGCCCGTGCTTCGGCGCAGGCGATACGCCGGCGAACAACGCACTGAGTATCCGCCACACGACCAGAAACTTCCCGAACCGCGAAGGCTCCAAGCCGGGCAATGGTCAGCTGGCAGCTGTCGCTCTGATGGACGCACGTTCGATTGCGGCTTCCGCGGCAAATGGCGGCGTGCTGACACCGGCAACCGATTTTGCGGATGATTACGTTGTACCGGAATACGAGTACGATGATTCTTCCTACCGCGCGCGCGTATATCAGGGCTACAATGCACCGGTAGACGGCGCAGAGCTAGTATACGGCCCGAACATCAAGGACTGGCCGGAGATGAGCCCGCTTGCTGACAACATTCTGCTCAAAGTGTGCACCAAGATTATGGATGATGTCACCACGACCGATGAGCTGATTCCGTCCGGCGAGACATCCTCGTACCGTTCCAACCCGTTGGGTCTGGCAGAATTTACACTGTCCCGCCGCGATCCGGAATATGTCGGCAGATCCAAGGTTGTGGATAAGCTGGAGAAGGCGCGCGTTGCGGGCAAGGATCCGGTAGAGCTGGAGCCGGAGCTGTCTAAGATCTATGCGCAGATCAAGGAAATCGACCCGTCTATGGTACCGGCAGAAACCGAAATCGGCAGCATGATTTACTGTGTCAAGCCGGGTGACGGCTCCGCACGTGAGCAGGCTGCTTCCTGCCAGCGCGTCATCGGCGGTCTGGCAAACATCTGCCGCGAGTACGCAACCAAGCGGTATCGCTCGAACGTCATGAACTGGGGCATGCTCCCGTTCCAGATGAAGGATGAGCCGAACTTTGAAATCGGCGATTACATCTACATCCCGAACGCAAAGGCTGCACTGGATGGCGACATGAACGACATCAAGGCATATGTGCTCGGCGACACCGTCAAGGAAATTTCTCTGTATATCGCAGATATGACGGAGGACGAGAAGAAAATTGTCAAGGCAGGCTGCCTGATTAATTACAATCGCAACCGCAACAAGGACAAGTAA